In one window of Desulfonatronospira thiodismutans ASO3-1 DNA:
- the kaiC gene encoding circadian clock protein KaiC — MTQHNNYLSKSPTGIQGLDEVLDGGLPSGRSTLVCGSAGCGKTLLGMEFLIHGAQQFQEPGVFVAFEETEEDLARNVASLGYDLTSLVQERKMLVEYVHVAREEIQETGEFSLEGLFIRLEHAINTTGARRVVLDTLETLFSALPNHFILRAELRRLVRWFKDRGVTVILTGEQGEGTMTRHGLEEYVSDCVIMLDHRVINEVCTRRLRVVKYRGSTHGTNEYPFLIDGKGFSVLPVTSLNLQHRVSTERVNTGITGLDNMLDNQGYYRGSTVLISGTAGTGKSSIAAHFADAAGRRGEKTLYFTYEESPHQVLRNMSSIGIHLEPWINQDVLRFEAARPSVYGIEMHLARIMQCVKEFQPSVVIVDPINSLLGESNQPSVKAMLMRLADFLKGQGITALFTSLTIGGRHQESTDTEISSLIDTWLLLRDIEISAERNRGIYILKSRGMNHSKQIREFILTDHGVELVDVYAGTEGILTGTARLAREARDRAEKNKRSRRIQQKKHDIENRRKALEAKISAMQAEFESQEAEINMLIQEEQNQEQLMEQDMDEITKSRQGRL, encoded by the coding sequence ATGACTCAACACAACAACTACTTATCCAAATCCCCCACAGGCATCCAGGGCTTAGACGAAGTTCTGGACGGAGGCCTGCCCAGCGGCAGATCCACCCTGGTCTGCGGCTCCGCCGGCTGCGGCAAGACCCTGCTGGGCATGGAGTTTCTCATCCACGGGGCGCAACAGTTCCAGGAGCCCGGAGTCTTTGTGGCCTTTGAAGAAACAGAAGAGGACCTGGCCCGTAACGTAGCCTCCCTGGGCTATGACCTGACCTCCTTGGTGCAGGAACGGAAAATGCTGGTGGAATACGTTCACGTTGCCCGGGAAGAAATCCAGGAAACCGGGGAGTTCAGCCTGGAAGGACTGTTCATCCGCCTGGAACATGCCATCAACACAACAGGGGCCAGGCGGGTGGTCCTGGACACCTTGGAGACCCTTTTTTCCGCCCTGCCCAACCACTTTATCCTGCGGGCCGAGTTGCGCCGCTTAGTGCGCTGGTTCAAGGACAGGGGCGTTACTGTCATACTCACGGGTGAGCAGGGCGAAGGCACCATGACCCGCCATGGCCTGGAGGAATATGTCTCGGACTGTGTAATCATGCTGGATCACCGGGTGATCAACGAGGTCTGCACCAGACGTCTGCGGGTTGTCAAATACCGTGGATCCACCCACGGCACCAACGAATATCCCTTCCTGATAGATGGCAAAGGCTTTTCAGTACTTCCGGTCACCTCCTTGAACCTGCAGCACAGGGTGTCAACTGAACGTGTAAACACAGGCATCACCGGCCTGGACAACATGCTGGACAACCAGGGCTATTACCGGGGCAGCACTGTTTTGATTTCCGGCACCGCCGGTACCGGTAAATCCAGTATCGCCGCCCATTTTGCCGACGCTGCCGGCAGGCGCGGCGAAAAGACCCTTTATTTTACCTATGAAGAGTCCCCTCACCAGGTTCTGCGCAATATGAGTTCAATAGGGATTCACCTTGAACCCTGGATAAACCAGGATGTGCTGAGATTCGAGGCTGCCCGGCCCAGTGTCTACGGCATTGAAATGCACCTGGCCAGAATAATGCAATGCGTCAAAGAGTTTCAGCCTTCGGTGGTCATAGTCGATCCCATCAACTCCCTTCTGGGGGAAAGCAATCAGCCTTCGGTCAAGGCCATGCTCATGCGCCTGGCGGACTTCCTCAAAGGCCAGGGAATTACAGCCCTGTTCACCAGCCTGACCATCGGGGGCAGGCACCAGGAAAGCACTGACACCGAGATATCCTCGCTGATCGATACCTGGCTTCTTCTGCGGGATATTGAAATAAGCGCAGAGCGCAACCGGGGCATTTACATCCTCAAATCCAGAGGCATGAACCACTCCAAGCAGATCCGCGAGTTTATTCTCACTGACCATGGTGTGGAACTGGTGGACGTTTACGCCGGAACAGAGGGCATACTCACAGGTACAGCCAGGCTGGCCAGAGAAGCCCGGGACCGGGCCGAAAAGAATAAGCGCAGCCGCCGGATCCAGCAGAAAAAACACGATATTGAAAACAGGCGTAAGGCCTTAGAGGCAAAGATATCCGCCATGCAGGCAGAGTTTGAGAGCCAGGAGGCAGAGATAAACATGCTGATTCAGGAAGAGCAGAATCAGGAACAGCTCATGGAACAGGACATGGACGAAATCACTAAGAGCCGGCAGGGCAGATTATAG
- a CDS encoding circadian clock KaiB family protein: MSDQNQEPDDDMRQQDTDSGMWNLRLYVAGQSSKSLTAFANLKALCEEHLQGRYTIEVVDLIENPQLAKGDQILAVPTLVRKLPPPLRKIIGDLSDTDRVLVGLDLKQHETE; the protein is encoded by the coding sequence ATGAGCGACCAGAACCAGGAACCTGATGACGACATGAGGCAGCAGGATACGGACAGCGGCATGTGGAACCTGAGGCTCTATGTGGCCGGCCAGTCCAGCAAATCCCTGACTGCTTTTGCCAACCTCAAAGCCCTGTGTGAAGAACATCTGCAGGGGCGCTACACCATCGAAGTAGTCGACCTGATAGAAAATCCTCAACTGGCCAAGGGTGACCAGATCCTGGCCGTTCCTACTCTGGTGCGTAAGCTGCCGCCGCCCCTCAGGAAAATTATCGGGGACCTCTCAGACACTGATCGTGTCCTGGTGGGCCTTGATCTGAAACAGCACGAAACCGAATAA
- a CDS encoding circadian clock KaiB family protein: protein MGSTKNRSTAEKFQQILDQGPQETYLLRLYVAGTSPASARAIKNIRRICEEHLPGRYHLEVIDLYQQPELKLPECVVTAPTLIKELPPPLRCIIGDMSNTSRVLAGLDIKVR from the coding sequence TTGGGTTCCACCAAAAACAGAAGCACTGCTGAAAAATTTCAGCAAATCCTGGATCAAGGCCCACAGGAAACTTACCTGTTGCGCCTTTATGTCGCCGGAACCTCGCCCGCCTCTGCCAGGGCCATCAAGAATATCAGGCGAATCTGTGAGGAACACCTGCCGGGGCGTTACCATCTTGAGGTCATTGACCTTTACCAGCAACCGGAACTCAAGCTGCCAGAATGTGTCGTCACCGCCCCCACCCTGATAAAAGAACTGCCGCCTCCCCTTCGCTGCATTATCGGTGACATGTCCAACACCAGCCGGGTGCTGGCCGGCCTGGATATAAAAGTCAGATAA
- a CDS encoding PAS domain-containing sensor histidine kinase: MHDKTQDAKDLQQENAELRARLEDTQETLRAIRSGEVDALVVSTDQGEQVFTLKGADHPFRVLMEDMSEGALTLSSDGIVLYANQRFAEMLKSHLNLVAGSDLVQWIQSGHRCRFYSLLQGQSGQRSSGEINLVDSQGALVPTQFSLTPLETQDIQGAFCAVVTDLSEHKRLQEIKAAEQTARARAQEAERYSETLESLVRDLNKARKGLKENQNFLESVLDTIQDGIVVLDKDMNIIKTNRVIQNLYSLDHSRQEKCYTAFHGRREPCDLCPTSRAMQTGNLEVEEIPIIQNGVETGTMEVFAYPMRDEQGNITGVVEYARDISKVKRNRQALKRSQALLSRTQEIADIGSWEMDLDKDVLTWSDQVYRMFGYAPQSFQPGYQSFLDAVHPEDRESVHKKYLESMLDVSQGFEFEHRIVRADSQEVRYVREQGLHELDDAGRVVLSYGAIQDIAENKLAADKLREREEKYRALVDQSVEMIYLHDMEGRFIEVNAAAVSNTGYTREELLSMNVFDLHTDQLSQEEVKNYWQSMLPGQSMTVETEHHKKDGSVIPVEVKIGKIYYSNQEHIMALVQDITERKQVHQELIARRSAEEANRAKSRFLANMSHEIRTPMNAVLGFARMLENDPALPAKQAAQAGTIVRSGDHLLQLLNSILDMSRIEAGQSGLHPEDFHLPGLIDKLMTMFELSAQDKGLELVLEKDPHLPPDLHADQGKLLQILTNLLSNAIKFTSTGEVKLTISSKPPGPADTACEEQDLGLVFQVQDSGPGITAQDQAQLFEPFFQTQNKMHPGGTGLGLTISREYAVLMGGNLTVSSQEGRGSCFRLEIPVKRARTQTTPRQPASAMQKPQADRGPPGFDHSVTQEICEAVSQGDVVKLMQTLDEAAGQDQESAVKLKDMARNFEYDRIMHWLNHSGA; the protein is encoded by the coding sequence ATGCACGACAAAACACAGGATGCAAAGGATCTGCAGCAGGAAAACGCAGAACTGAGAGCCAGGCTGGAAGATACACAGGAAACACTGCGGGCCATTAGAAGCGGAGAGGTGGACGCCTTAGTGGTCTCAACGGACCAGGGAGAGCAGGTTTTCACCCTCAAGGGGGCGGACCACCCATTCCGGGTGCTCATGGAAGACATGAGTGAAGGCGCCCTGACCCTGTCCAGTGACGGCATCGTCCTGTACGCCAACCAGCGCTTTGCCGAGATGCTTAAAAGCCACCTGAACCTGGTTGCAGGCTCGGACCTGGTGCAGTGGATTCAATCCGGCCACCGCTGCCGCTTCTATTCTCTTTTGCAAGGCCAAAGCGGCCAGAGGTCCAGTGGAGAAATCAATCTGGTTGATTCCCAGGGGGCTCTTGTTCCGACTCAGTTTTCCCTGACCCCTCTGGAAACACAGGACATCCAGGGCGCTTTCTGTGCCGTGGTCACTGATTTAAGCGAACACAAGCGCCTGCAGGAAATAAAGGCTGCTGAGCAGACGGCCAGGGCCAGGGCCCAGGAAGCAGAACGTTACAGTGAAACCCTGGAAAGCCTGGTGAGAGATCTTAATAAAGCCAGAAAAGGACTAAAGGAAAATCAAAACTTCCTGGAATCAGTACTGGACACCATCCAGGACGGCATAGTCGTTCTGGACAAGGACATGAACATAATAAAGACCAATAGAGTAATTCAGAACCTGTACTCCCTGGATCACTCCCGTCAGGAAAAATGCTACACAGCTTTTCATGGCCGCCGCGAACCATGTGACCTCTGCCCCACATCCAGGGCCATGCAGACCGGGAACCTGGAGGTGGAAGAAATACCAATAATCCAGAATGGAGTTGAAACCGGAACCATGGAAGTCTTTGCCTATCCCATGCGGGATGAGCAGGGAAATATTACCGGCGTTGTGGAATACGCAAGAGATATCAGCAAGGTCAAAAGAAACCGGCAGGCCCTGAAAAGAAGCCAGGCTCTGCTGTCCAGAACCCAGGAAATCGCTGACATCGGCAGCTGGGAAATGGACCTGGACAAAGACGTTTTGACCTGGTCGGATCAGGTATATCGCATGTTTGGCTATGCCCCGCAATCTTTCCAGCCGGGCTACCAGTCTTTTCTTGATGCAGTACACCCCGAAGACCGGGAATCTGTGCACAAGAAATACCTGGAGTCAATGCTCGACGTATCTCAGGGCTTTGAATTCGAACACCGGATAGTCAGGGCTGACAGTCAGGAAGTGCGTTATGTCCGGGAACAGGGTTTACACGAATTAGACGATGCAGGACGTGTGGTCCTCTCCTATGGGGCCATCCAGGATATCGCGGAAAACAAACTTGCCGCTGACAAACTCCGCGAAAGAGAGGAAAAATACCGGGCCCTGGTGGATCAGTCTGTGGAAATGATATACCTGCACGACATGGAAGGCCGGTTTATCGAAGTCAATGCCGCTGCAGTCAGCAATACCGGGTATACCAGGGAAGAACTGCTGAGCATGAACGTCTTTGATCTGCACACTGACCAGTTAAGCCAGGAGGAGGTTAAAAACTACTGGCAATCCATGCTCCCCGGCCAATCCATGACTGTGGAAACCGAACACCACAAAAAGGACGGCTCGGTTATTCCTGTAGAAGTCAAAATCGGCAAAATCTATTACAGCAACCAGGAGCATATCATGGCCCTGGTACAGGACATCACCGAGCGCAAACAGGTACATCAGGAACTTATCGCCCGCAGGTCCGCCGAAGAAGCCAACAGGGCCAAAAGCCGTTTCCTGGCCAACATGAGCCATGAAATCCGCACCCCCATGAATGCTGTCCTCGGGTTCGCCCGCATGCTGGAGAACGATCCAGCTCTTCCGGCCAAGCAGGCCGCCCAGGCCGGGACCATTGTGCGCAGCGGGGATCATCTGCTTCAGCTGCTCAACAGCATCCTGGACATGTCCCGTATAGAGGCGGGCCAGAGCGGACTTCACCCTGAAGACTTTCATCTCCCTGGCCTGATTGATAAATTGATGACCATGTTTGAATTGAGCGCTCAGGACAAGGGCCTTGAACTTGTACTGGAAAAAGATCCCCATCTCCCCCCGGATCTGCATGCCGACCAGGGCAAGCTGCTGCAGATCCTGACCAACCTTTTAAGCAACGCTATCAAGTTTACCAGCACCGGGGAAGTAAAGCTGACCATAAGCTCAAAACCACCTGGGCCTGCTGATACTGCCTGTGAAGAACAGGACCTGGGCCTGGTATTCCAGGTGCAGGATTCCGGTCCGGGAATAACTGCGCAGGATCAGGCACAATTGTTTGAACCTTTTTTTCAGACCCAGAATAAAATGCATCCCGGCGGGACCGGTCTGGGCCTGACCATCAGCCGGGAATACGCTGTTCTCATGGGGGGCAACCTGACAGTGAGCAGCCAGGAGGGCCGGGGCAGCTGTTTTCGTCTGGAAATACCTGTAAAAAGAGCCCGGACTCAAACCACCCCCCGGCAACCCGCCTCTGCTATGCAGAAGCCCCAGGCCGACAGGGGTCCGCCCGGCTTTGATCACTCCGTAACCCAGGAGATCTGCGAAGCAGTATCCCAGGGAGATGTGGTCAAGCTCATGCAGACCCTGGACGAAGCCGCCGGCCAGGACCAGGAATCGGCCGTGAAACTCAAAGATATGGCCCGTAATTTCGAGTATGACAGAATCATGCACTGGCTGAACCATTCCGGTGCTTAG
- a CDS encoding response regulator has protein sequence MQQEFHQARIMIVDDTPANLNLLMDMLLKKGHQVVAFPSGQQALEAASKTPPDLILLDIRMPGMDGFEVCRKLKQDPDLQDIPVIFISALQDVSDKVQAYNTGGVDYVSKPFQPEEVYARVETHLRLNRLLRESEESRRVLIEELPDIIVRFDRQARHVSVSDNIRDLGITEPGEYIGRTHRELGYSESCCRFWEKSIATVFDSGEPLEEEMSLYSGDNEGLIHNVRMVPERDSSGNIVTVLAISRDITLQKQAQQALLNAKKDAEAANQSKNEFLANMSHEIRTPLNGIEGMMQMLLSTPLNSEQQKFIEMGHQASRRMTELLSDILDLSRLEAGREDVSKRTFNLKDVCDSLWDLLGIKSREKGIPLTFNLSPSLPDTLMGDSTMVRQILFNLVGNALKFTEHGQVTLDIHPLPQSHQDQLQVLFTVSDTGPGIPDDKQDRIFKPFDMVNGSLTRKHEGKGLGLTVTHRLAKLMGGTISVDSAEGQGTSIYVTLPFETVPETRPAENERVNEYEKPAGMRILIAEDDSLSRIFFEKILQGEGHRVESVEHGDQVMSRLAMNDYDCILMDIELPGIRGDEITTRIRAADNLGAKKDIPIFAVTAYTQPGDREHFLKAGMDDYLPKPLGIQEFREAFKKHGLVRS, from the coding sequence ATGCAACAGGAATTTCACCAGGCCAGAATAATGATTGTGGACGATACCCCGGCCAACCTCAACCTGCTCATGGATATGCTCCTTAAAAAAGGGCACCAGGTTGTGGCCTTCCCCAGCGGTCAACAGGCCCTGGAAGCCGCCTCGAAAACCCCGCCGGACCTCATCCTCCTGGACATAAGAATGCCCGGCATGGACGGATTCGAGGTCTGCAGGAAACTGAAACAGGACCCGGATCTTCAGGACATCCCGGTTATTTTCATAAGCGCACTGCAGGATGTATCGGACAAGGTTCAGGCATACAATACAGGGGGCGTGGATTATGTAAGCAAGCCCTTTCAGCCCGAAGAAGTCTACGCCAGGGTGGAGACCCACCTGCGTCTGAACCGCCTGCTGCGGGAAAGCGAAGAGAGCCGCCGCGTTCTTATAGAAGAACTGCCGGACATCATTGTCCGTTTCGACCGGCAGGCCAGGCATGTTTCTGTTTCAGACAATATCCGGGACCTGGGCATAACCGAACCCGGAGAATACATCGGCAGGACCCACCGTGAACTGGGGTACTCCGAGTCCTGCTGCCGCTTTTGGGAAAAATCCATCGCCACAGTCTTTGACTCCGGAGAACCTCTGGAGGAGGAAATGAGCCTCTACAGCGGGGACAATGAAGGACTGATACATAATGTCCGCATGGTTCCGGAACGTGACAGCAGCGGCAATATCGTTACCGTGCTGGCCATCAGCCGGGACATAACCCTGCAGAAGCAGGCCCAGCAGGCCCTTTTAAATGCCAAAAAGGATGCCGAAGCCGCCAACCAGTCCAAAAATGAATTCCTGGCCAACATGAGCCATGAGATCCGTACCCCCTTAAACGGCATTGAAGGCATGATGCAGATGCTCCTGTCCACTCCCCTGAACTCAGAGCAGCAAAAATTCATTGAAATGGGACACCAGGCCTCCAGGCGAATGACTGAACTCCTCTCGGACATCCTGGATCTCTCCCGCCTGGAAGCCGGTCGGGAGGACGTCAGCAAAAGAACCTTCAACCTGAAGGATGTGTGTGATTCCCTGTGGGATCTGCTGGGAATCAAGTCCCGGGAAAAAGGCATCCCTTTGACCTTCAACCTCTCGCCCTCCCTTCCGGACACCCTCATGGGGGACTCCACCATGGTCCGCCAGATCCTCTTCAACCTTGTGGGCAACGCCCTCAAATTTACGGAACACGGACAGGTCACTCTGGACATCCATCCCTTGCCCCAGTCGCATCAGGATCAGCTGCAGGTGCTGTTCACCGTCTCGGACACCGGGCCGGGCATCCCCGATGACAAGCAGGACAGGATTTTCAAGCCGTTCGACATGGTAAACGGCTCCCTGACCCGGAAACATGAAGGGAAAGGCCTGGGTCTAACCGTAACCCACCGCCTGGCAAAGCTCATGGGCGGCACAATATCCGTTGACAGCGCTGAAGGACAGGGCACATCCATATACGTTACACTGCCCTTTGAAACCGTGCCGGAAACCAGGCCTGCTGAAAATGAGAGGGTCAATGAATATGAAAAGCCTGCCGGGATGCGCATCCTTATCGCGGAAGACGACTCCCTGAGCCGGATTTTTTTCGAAAAGATACTCCAGGGGGAAGGCCACCGGGTGGAGTCAGTGGAACACGGAGACCAGGTCATGTCCAGGCTGGCCATGAATGACTACGACTGCATACTTATGGACATAGAGCTTCCAGGCATAAGAGGCGACGAGATAACTACCCGGATCCGGGCTGCAGACAACCTGGGAGCCAAAAAGGATATTCCCATCTTTGCGGTAACCGCCTACACCCAGCCCGGAGACAGGGAACATTTTCTGAAAGCAGGCATGGATGACTACCTGCCCAAACCCCTGGGCATACAGGAATTCAGAGAGGCCTTCAAAAAGCACGGCCTGGTGCGGTCATAA
- a CDS encoding chemotaxis protein CheX codes for MTEKVKKIIVIFAQAGINVLETMAMVKAGLGKAYIKKDQKAVGDVSGIIGFSSKSGSAKGSMSVTFSEASALGIVGSMLGEEYPEVNDEVKDAVGEMTNMICGQARKDLVEMDMIFEAGTPSVVTGKNHTIRHVSERAILAIPLDTSHGSLSIEVCIG; via the coding sequence ATGACAGAAAAGGTTAAAAAAATCATAGTGATATTTGCGCAGGCCGGTATCAATGTTCTGGAAACCATGGCCATGGTCAAGGCTGGTCTGGGGAAGGCCTACATTAAAAAAGACCAGAAGGCTGTAGGTGATGTCTCGGGCATTATCGGTTTCAGCAGCAAAAGCGGCTCGGCAAAGGGCTCCATGTCAGTTACTTTCTCAGAAGCTTCCGCACTGGGGATTGTGGGCAGCATGCTCGGGGAGGAGTATCCCGAGGTCAATGATGAAGTAAAAGATGCTGTAGGAGAAATGACCAACATGATTTGTGGCCAGGCAAGAAAAGATCTGGTGGAAATGGATATGATTTTTGAAGCGGGTACGCCCAGTGTAGTCACCGGTAAGAATCATACCATACGTCATGTATCCGAAAGAGCCATTCTGGCCATCCCCCTGGATACAAGCCATGGCTCTCTAAGCATCGAAGTTTGTATCGGGTGA
- a CDS encoding response regulator — translation MSVSILFVDDEQMVLQGLKRALYSMRREWKMHFAQSGREGLAILQEHELDIVISDMYMPEMDGADFLSLVQTEHPQVVRIILSGHSDHALLLRTIIPAHKFLHKPCSKDILVNAVNRILLARKFVEDPALRSRINQIGTLPPTPCFTPWQSRPWAGISTRK, via the coding sequence ATGAGTGTTTCCATTTTATTCGTGGATGACGAGCAGATGGTCCTGCAGGGGCTCAAAAGAGCCCTTTACTCCATGCGCAGGGAGTGGAAAATGCATTTCGCCCAGAGCGGCAGGGAAGGCCTGGCCATATTGCAGGAGCATGAGCTGGATATCGTGATTTCGGATATGTATATGCCGGAAATGGACGGAGCGGATTTCCTGAGCCTGGTGCAAACAGAGCATCCCCAGGTGGTCCGGATTATTCTCTCGGGACATTCTGACCATGCACTTCTACTCAGGACCATCATCCCGGCCCATAAGTTTCTGCACAAGCCGTGCTCCAAGGACATCCTGGTAAACGCCGTGAACAGGATTCTGCTGGCACGCAAGTTTGTAGAGGACCCTGCTCTCAGGTCACGGATCAACCAGATAGGTACACTGCCACCCACCCCCTGTTTTACCCCCTGGCAATCGAGGCCCTGGGCAGGGATTTCCACAAGGAAGTAG
- a CDS encoding HDOD domain-containing protein has product MVANIMKVVMNSFAGDSKTPSTLEAVSQTLGVEMIKELICRREEFAAYQDFLYPDYSILQLWRHSLRTARYAAAIAATQSSDPLFVDQCYTAGLLHDVGKMVLLLKFGEEYVQSLKKTMQEEIPVRDAETRAFNTTHEAAGAYLLCLWGLPLKTLEAVAFHSRPGYTRGAEFKPVTAVHVANILDHYFLGFSARHSKRQLDQSFLEKNGFMERMPVWKKACASVYAREIQEQKKLIF; this is encoded by the coding sequence ATGGTGGCCAACATCATGAAGGTGGTCATGAACTCCTTTGCAGGTGACTCTAAGACACCTTCAACCCTGGAAGCGGTTTCACAGACCCTGGGAGTGGAAATGATCAAGGAACTTATCTGCCGCCGGGAGGAATTTGCCGCATACCAGGATTTTCTGTATCCTGACTACTCAATTCTCCAGCTATGGAGGCACAGCCTGAGAACGGCCAGGTATGCGGCCGCCATTGCCGCCACCCAGAGCAGTGACCCTCTTTTTGTGGATCAGTGCTATACTGCAGGGCTTCTGCACGATGTAGGCAAGATGGTCTTGCTGCTTAAATTCGGTGAAGAATATGTCCAGAGCCTCAAAAAGACCATGCAGGAGGAAATACCGGTCAGGGATGCAGAGACCCGGGCATTTAACACCACTCACGAGGCAGCCGGTGCTTATCTGCTCTGTTTATGGGGTCTGCCACTAAAAACCCTGGAAGCCGTGGCGTTTCATTCCCGGCCGGGATATACCAGGGGAGCGGAATTCAAACCCGTGACAGCCGTACACGTGGCCAACATCCTGGACCATTATTTTCTGGGCTTTTCAGCCCGGCACAGCAAAAGACAGCTGGACCAGAGCTTTCTGGAAAAAAACGGGTTCATGGAGAGAATGCCCGTCTGGAAAAAGGCCTGTGCCAGTGTTTACGCCAGGGAAATCCAGGAACAGAAAAAACTAATTTTTTAG